The Pigmentiphaga aceris DNA segment GCTGTGATGAAGGTTGGCTGAATGTTCTTTCAGTCCCATGAGCGCTTTGCGTGGTGCTCGCCGGTTTCAATCGTCGTTGCGATTGCGAAGCCACAGATTTGAATCGCCCTCCAGGCTTGCTTACGCCGGACTGCGTTGTGGCGGGGATCAGGGCCGGCGACGTGAATGCCCTGGTGCAGCCGATTCTGATTACCGTCCTCGGCTCTAGCCTCGGGCGCGCTCCTGCCTCTGCGCTCAGCTCCCCGCCTCTTGGTTTTGTCTTGATTCTGGTCTTGCTTTAGTCCTTGCTACAGCCATGGCACTGTCATGCTCACGGTCAGGTCACAGGCACATTCCAGGCACAGGTACGGCGACAGCAACGGTCTCCGCTACAGCAGTTGACGATCCTTGCGTGCCCGTTCAGGCGTTCCACTCGACCGCAATTTTCTTGCTCGCAGCATGCTGCAAAGCCCGTCTGTGTATGTTGCGGAGCCTGCATCATCTGTTGGGAAAAAATAGATGATGTTCGACTTTTATTTATTAAATGTTGGTTGTCATCTATTATTCCTGCTTCGATCATCGAAGCAGGAGCCAACATGCCCCGCGTATCCAAAGTCCAGGCCGCCCAGAATCGGGACACCATCCTCGACGCGTCCGCACGGCTGTTCCGTGAGCGCGGGATCGGCGGCGTCAGTGTGGCGGACCTGATGGCCGACGCCGGTCTGACGCACGGCGGCTTCTATGGTCACTTCGCGTCCAAGGAAGCCTTGGCTGCCGAGGCCTGCGCCCGTGCGTTTTCTCAAAGCGCCGAGCGACGTCACGCCCGCATCGAGGCCTTGCCGGCACACACCGATGTGCCCAGCGCGTATGCCGCCATGTTTCTGGCCGAGAAAAACGTCTGTGTGCCCGGCGAAGGTTGCCCCGCTGTTGGCCTGGCCAGCGACATCGCACGGCTGCCCAGCGATGCGCCTGCGCGTAATGCCTATGCCGAGGGCGTCGAGGGCATGTTGCAAGACCTGATGGCGATGGACCCCAAGGCAAGCCGTGACGACATGCTGCTTCGTCTGGTCACGCTTGTCGGTACGCTCACGCTGGCACGCGCGACCGTCGGTCAGCCGATTTCCGACGAGTTGCTTGCCGCCGTGCGCAAAGCGCTGGCTACACCGCCTGATGCGAGTGGGTGAGGTGGGTCTGGGCTGATGAGTCAGCAGCTGAGGGCTTGTGTGCGAATAGCCAGCGGCGATATGTCAGTGCCAGAAGTTCAGTGCCAGAAGTTCAGCGGCGAAAGGTCAGTGGCTAAAAGTCAGTGGCTAAAAGTCAGTGGCTAAAAGTCAGTGGCGAAAAAGCCAGTGACCAGAGTCAGTGACCAAGATCAGCAGCTAAGGGTCAGTCACCGAACGTCAGCAGATAGCACCAGCCGCCGCGTGTCAGGCGACTGCATAAGCACGTGTCATGCGGCTTCCGGCATGGCGCTTCCAACCTTCCCGGCGCATGTCGATGCGCCTTGCTCATCACCATCCAGCGGAACCCTCCCATCATGTTCGCCCAACAGT contains these protein-coding regions:
- a CDS encoding TetR/AcrR family transcriptional regulator; the encoded protein is MPRVSKVQAAQNRDTILDASARLFRERGIGGVSVADLMADAGLTHGGFYGHFASKEALAAEACARAFSQSAERRHARIEALPAHTDVPSAYAAMFLAEKNVCVPGEGCPAVGLASDIARLPSDAPARNAYAEGVEGMLQDLMAMDPKASRDDMLLRLVTLVGTLTLARATVGQPISDELLAAVRKALATPPDASG